A genomic stretch from Microplitis mediator isolate UGA2020A chromosome 10, iyMicMedi2.1, whole genome shotgun sequence includes:
- the LOC130675539 gene encoding voltage-dependent calcium channel subunit alpha-2/delta-3 isoform X1, translating into MDPRWDLLLRRLTLHDYYRFKPEAPITGVCLARNAQIVDRWAENLGSELWELANAVARPDELKLKYKLMNARVEDKSGEELIDIISESVGRMLRRKMDAVRCILKVAEDAAEEWNSTAASHNITYVSGKYSPVMDQDPPVIPSNMRKNASVYREIELNPDSHFYNIPVNTNYSSVHIPTNVYDLLPSVKDAIKWSEALNDVFRQNYRSDPALSWQYFGSMTGILRQYPAMQWRTTQNYDTNAPDLYDCRIRSWYIEAATCSKDMIILVDSSGSMTGMGYTIAKAVVNSILDTLSNNDFVTILHYTNDTDYVVPCFEDKLIQATPENLNTFREYMKELDPLENANLTKAFTQAFEILKTYRETRGCGPETPCNQLIMLVTDGVASNISEVFDAWNRYDNGTRIPVRVFTYLLGKEVTKVREIQLMACENRGYYTHVHTQEEAQEQVVKYIPVVARPLVLQGYHHPVVWTHAYTDVSNPALASWLWLVMDHPEQKSRLEKYLEGKRLGVRVNEDAIYIKQRAKGEDPRLDAGVFNNTLWQEYRLLTSVSIPVFDRKGNRNNASKQANLLGVVGTDVPIESIQKLTLPFKLGVNGYAFIVSNNGYVILHPDLRPVSEGRLKLNYNSVDLSEVEILDDGRKPRDPGPEVLKLRQALVDHQYGSMKDVPVKFHYDDNRRVMLEKRDYYYAPLPGTPFGIAVAIPNYGKTWIKVTSEIEKNRQAGINISDFFASDRWRVHPGWVYCRYHYLEGHEFPNSEAELRYFLWRLEQPGWKWSDQYTAYDISMEEEEEPDCGRQVLEDDDYYCNEELVQLLVFDAKATNQSYGGDFNYKDEYSKNLAELYKVYLRYVATQSGLTRWQYIESDYLEETKGPLEFGDLHRRAVNEPWYKGAIFQHQINPNSILLTVPWNAGPDATVTASMAIFPRDGGKNASAAVVGFQMPMTAFYQRFINITSVTSNPDMDCSHVWIDCYLIDQNGFVVVSEAHNDTGQFLGAVEGAVMKSMVVQGFFEAVDIYDYQGLCKEIGLEGAASFLTNPLSNIFNLITWLFVRTLWIMSQFVNIPETFARVHSDEDLPEKPKPPHEVEITYACDLKRTLYIMNQTMAVNQITNSPVQCSRPFFAQLVPNTNLLLVVVDTLFPTCYERLEVLPVQIDPSEYTNDTEPAPCHKKKLNDLPRRRLEKCFTEHPEEDEIDQCGRGTRLHNSIHINILLLFILVALKIIL; encoded by the exons ATGGATCCCAGGTGGGATTTGTTGCTGCGCCGACTGACTCTCCATGACTACTACCGATTTAAGCCTGAAGCCCCTATAA CCGGTGTCTGTCTCGCACGCAATGCACAAAT aGTCGATCGCTGGGCGGAAAATCTTGGTTCTGAATTATGGGAACTAGCAAATGCGGTTGCACGTCCTGACGAACTTAAACTC aaataCAAACTGATGAATGCACGTGTTGAGGATAAATCCGGAGAGGAACTTATTGACATAATAAGTGAGAGCGTAGGACGTATGTTAAGACGTAAAATGGATGCAGTAAGATGTATTCTCAAGGTAGCTGAAGATGCTGCAGAAGAGTGGAATTCAACAGCTGCTAGTCATAATATTACATATGTGTCTGGTAAATATAGTCCTGTTATGGATCAAGACCCTCCGGTGATTCCTTCAAATATGAGAAAAAATGCCAGTGTCTAcag AGAAATAGAATTGAATCCAGACTCTCACTTCTATAATATCCCAGTGAACACAAATTATTCATCAGTTCATATCCCAACGAATGTTTACGACTTGTTGCCATCAGTAAAAGACGCGATAAAATGGTCAGAAGCTCTGAATGACGTGTTCCGTCAAAACTATAGGTCAGATCCCGCTCTATCTTGGCAATATTTTGGGTCAATGACGGGAATACTTCGTCAGTATCCAGCAATGCAGTGGAGAACTACTCAAAATTATGACACCAACGCTCCAGATCTTTACGACTGTCGAATTCGGAGCTGGTATATTGAAGCAGCAACTTGTAGCAAAGACATGATTATACTAGTTGACTCCAGTGGCAGTATGACTGGCATGGGTTATACTATTG CCAAAGCTGTTGTCAATTCTATTCTGGATACACTTTCTAATAATGACTTCGTCACGATTCTACACTACACAAATGATACTGATTATGTAGTACCTTGTTTTGAAGACAAACTTATTCAAGCAACCccagaaaatttgaatacatttagagaatatatgaaagaattagACCCACTGGAGAATGCTAATTTAACAAAGGCATTTACTCAggcatttgaaattttaaaaacttatcgCGAAACGAGAGGATGCGGTCCAGAGACACCTTGTAATCAGCTTATAATGCTCGTTACTGATGGTGTTGCTTCAAACATATCCGAG GTTTTTGACGCTTGGAATAGATACGATAATGGCACTCGCATACCAGTCCGTGtttttacatatttactaGGTAAAGAAGTCACAAAAGTACGGGAAATCCAACTTATGGCATGTGAAAACCGCGGGTATTACACACACGTTCATACTCAAGAGGAAGCACAAGAACAAGTAGTAAAATACATCCCAGTTGTTGCACGGCCTTTAGTACTTCAAGGCTACCATCATCCAGTTGTGTGGACTCATGCTTACACCGACGTTTCg AATCCAGCACTTGCCTCGTGGCTGTGGCTGGTGATGGACCACCCGGAGCAAAAGTCACGACTGGAGAAGTACCTCGAAGGCAAACGTCTGGGCGTGAGAGTAAATGAAGATGCCATCTACATCAAGcag CGCGCGAAAGGTGAAGATCCACGTCTGGATGCCGGAGTTTTCAATAATACTCTATGGCAAGAGTATCGCCTTCTTACGTCAGTAAGTATTCCGGTGTTTGACCGCAAAGGAAATCGGAATAATGCATCAAAACAAGCAAATCTACTGGGTGTTGTCGGTACTGATGTTCCAATAGAGTCAATACAAAAGTTAACTTTACCATTCAAACTTGGCGTCAACGGCTACGCGTTTATTGTCTCAAATAATGGATACGTAATACTACATCCTGATTTACGTCCAGTTAGCGAAGGAAGACTCAAGCTCAATTACAATAGTGTTGATCTGTCGGAAGTTGAGATACTAGATGACGGACGGAAGCCTAG GGATCCAGGACCGGAAGTACTTAAATTACGACAAGCTCTAGTGGACCATCAGTATGGTAGCATGAAAGATGTCCCCGTCAAGTTTCATTATGATGACAATAGAAGAGTTATGTTGGAAAAACGGGATTATTATTACGCACCACTACCTGGTACACCATTTGGAATTGCTGTTGCGATTCCTAATTACGGAAAGACTTGGATAAAG GTGACCAgtgagattgaaaaaaatcgcCAAGCAGGTATCAATATCTCTGATTTCTTCGCAAGCGATCGTTGGCGAGTACACCCAGGATGGGTTTACTGCCGATACCACTATTTAGAAGGCCACGAGTTCCCGAATTCCGAAGCAGAATTGCGATACTTTCTCTGGCGGCTCGAGCAGCCCGGTTGGAAGTGGTCCGATCAGTACACGGCTTATGACATCAGTatggaagaagaagaagagccAGACTGCGGTAGGCAAGTCTTGGAAGACGATGATTATTATTGCAATGAAGAACTCGTACAGCTGTTGGTATTCGACGCAAAAGCTACTAACCAGAGTTACGGTGGAGACTTTAATTACAAGGACGAGTATTCTAAAAATCTTGCGGAACTTTATAAAGTGTATCTGAGGTATGTCGCGACCCAGAGTGGGTTGACTAGGTGGCAGTACATCGAGTCGGATTATTTGGAAGAAACAAAAGGTCCGTTGGAGTTTGGTGATCTTCACAGACGTGCTGTCAATGAGCCCTGGTACAAGGGAGCTATttttcaacatcaaattaATCCAAATAGTATTTTACTGACAG TGCCTTGGAATGCGGGGCCAGATGCTACAGTAACAGCTTCAATGGCAATATTTCCTCGTGACGGTGGCAAAAATGCATCAGCAGCTGTAGTTGGCTTTCAAATGCCCATGACAGCATTCTATCaaagatttataaatataacttcGGTGACAAGCAATCCCGATATGGATTGCTCACACGTTTGGATAGACTGCTATTTGATCGATCAAAACGGTTTCGTTGTTGTATCAGAGGCGCACAATGACACTGGTCAGTTTTTGGGCGCCGTCGAGGGTGCTGTTATGAAATCAATGGTTGTTCAGGGCTTTTTTGAGGCCGTTGATATTTATGACTATCAAGGTTTATGCAAAGAAATT GGGCTCGAAGGTGCAGCAAGTTTTTTGACCAATCCCCTGAGCAATATCTTCAATCTCATTACCTGGTTGTTTGTACGTACACTCTGGATAATGTCGCAATTTGTAAATATACCGGAGACATTTGCGAGGGTACATTCAGATGAAGATTTACCAGAGAAACCTAAACCGCCGCATGAAGTAGAAATAACATATGCATGTGATTTAAAGAGAACTTTGTATATTATGAATCAAACGATGGCTGTGAATCAAATAACTAATTCACCAGTTCAATGTTCACGCCCGTTTTTCGCTCAATTa
- the LOC130675539 gene encoding voltage-dependent calcium channel subunit alpha-2/delta-3 isoform X2, with the protein MYLVRYFVLLIIAGVCLARNAQIVDRWAENLGSELWELANAVARPDELKLKYKLMNARVEDKSGEELIDIISESVGRMLRRKMDAVRCILKVAEDAAEEWNSTAASHNITYVSGKYSPVMDQDPPVIPSNMRKNASVYREIELNPDSHFYNIPVNTNYSSVHIPTNVYDLLPSVKDAIKWSEALNDVFRQNYRSDPALSWQYFGSMTGILRQYPAMQWRTTQNYDTNAPDLYDCRIRSWYIEAATCSKDMIILVDSSGSMTGMGYTIAKAVVNSILDTLSNNDFVTILHYTNDTDYVVPCFEDKLIQATPENLNTFREYMKELDPLENANLTKAFTQAFEILKTYRETRGCGPETPCNQLIMLVTDGVASNISEVFDAWNRYDNGTRIPVRVFTYLLGKEVTKVREIQLMACENRGYYTHVHTQEEAQEQVVKYIPVVARPLVLQGYHHPVVWTHAYTDVSNPALASWLWLVMDHPEQKSRLEKYLEGKRLGVRVNEDAIYIKQRAKGEDPRLDAGVFNNTLWQEYRLLTSVSIPVFDRKGNRNNASKQANLLGVVGTDVPIESIQKLTLPFKLGVNGYAFIVSNNGYVILHPDLRPVSEGRLKLNYNSVDLSEVEILDDGRKPRDPGPEVLKLRQALVDHQYGSMKDVPVKFHYDDNRRVMLEKRDYYYAPLPGTPFGIAVAIPNYGKTWIKVTSEIEKNRQAGINISDFFASDRWRVHPGWVYCRYHYLEGHEFPNSEAELRYFLWRLEQPGWKWSDQYTAYDISMEEEEEPDCGRQVLEDDDYYCNEELVQLLVFDAKATNQSYGGDFNYKDEYSKNLAELYKVYLRYVATQSGLTRWQYIESDYLEETKGPLEFGDLHRRAVNEPWYKGAIFQHQINPNSILLTVPWNAGPDATVTASMAIFPRDGGKNASAAVVGFQMPMTAFYQRFINITSVTSNPDMDCSHVWIDCYLIDQNGFVVVSEAHNDTGQFLGAVEGAVMKSMVVQGFFEAVDIYDYQGLCKEIGLEGAASFLTNPLSNIFNLITWLFVRTLWIMSQFVNIPETFARVHSDEDLPEKPKPPHEVEITYACDLKRTLYIMNQTMAVNQITNSPVQCSRPFFAQLVPNTNLLLVVVDTLFPTCYERLEVLPVQIDPSEYTNDTEPAPCHKKKLNDLPRRRLEKCFTEHPEEDEIDQCGRGTRLHNSIHINILLLFILVALKIIL; encoded by the exons atgtatCTGGTGAGATATTTTGTTTTACTAATTATAGCCGGTGTCTGTCTCGCACGCAATGCACAAAT aGTCGATCGCTGGGCGGAAAATCTTGGTTCTGAATTATGGGAACTAGCAAATGCGGTTGCACGTCCTGACGAACTTAAACTC aaataCAAACTGATGAATGCACGTGTTGAGGATAAATCCGGAGAGGAACTTATTGACATAATAAGTGAGAGCGTAGGACGTATGTTAAGACGTAAAATGGATGCAGTAAGATGTATTCTCAAGGTAGCTGAAGATGCTGCAGAAGAGTGGAATTCAACAGCTGCTAGTCATAATATTACATATGTGTCTGGTAAATATAGTCCTGTTATGGATCAAGACCCTCCGGTGATTCCTTCAAATATGAGAAAAAATGCCAGTGTCTAcag AGAAATAGAATTGAATCCAGACTCTCACTTCTATAATATCCCAGTGAACACAAATTATTCATCAGTTCATATCCCAACGAATGTTTACGACTTGTTGCCATCAGTAAAAGACGCGATAAAATGGTCAGAAGCTCTGAATGACGTGTTCCGTCAAAACTATAGGTCAGATCCCGCTCTATCTTGGCAATATTTTGGGTCAATGACGGGAATACTTCGTCAGTATCCAGCAATGCAGTGGAGAACTACTCAAAATTATGACACCAACGCTCCAGATCTTTACGACTGTCGAATTCGGAGCTGGTATATTGAAGCAGCAACTTGTAGCAAAGACATGATTATACTAGTTGACTCCAGTGGCAGTATGACTGGCATGGGTTATACTATTG CCAAAGCTGTTGTCAATTCTATTCTGGATACACTTTCTAATAATGACTTCGTCACGATTCTACACTACACAAATGATACTGATTATGTAGTACCTTGTTTTGAAGACAAACTTATTCAAGCAACCccagaaaatttgaatacatttagagaatatatgaaagaattagACCCACTGGAGAATGCTAATTTAACAAAGGCATTTACTCAggcatttgaaattttaaaaacttatcgCGAAACGAGAGGATGCGGTCCAGAGACACCTTGTAATCAGCTTATAATGCTCGTTACTGATGGTGTTGCTTCAAACATATCCGAG GTTTTTGACGCTTGGAATAGATACGATAATGGCACTCGCATACCAGTCCGTGtttttacatatttactaGGTAAAGAAGTCACAAAAGTACGGGAAATCCAACTTATGGCATGTGAAAACCGCGGGTATTACACACACGTTCATACTCAAGAGGAAGCACAAGAACAAGTAGTAAAATACATCCCAGTTGTTGCACGGCCTTTAGTACTTCAAGGCTACCATCATCCAGTTGTGTGGACTCATGCTTACACCGACGTTTCg AATCCAGCACTTGCCTCGTGGCTGTGGCTGGTGATGGACCACCCGGAGCAAAAGTCACGACTGGAGAAGTACCTCGAAGGCAAACGTCTGGGCGTGAGAGTAAATGAAGATGCCATCTACATCAAGcag CGCGCGAAAGGTGAAGATCCACGTCTGGATGCCGGAGTTTTCAATAATACTCTATGGCAAGAGTATCGCCTTCTTACGTCAGTAAGTATTCCGGTGTTTGACCGCAAAGGAAATCGGAATAATGCATCAAAACAAGCAAATCTACTGGGTGTTGTCGGTACTGATGTTCCAATAGAGTCAATACAAAAGTTAACTTTACCATTCAAACTTGGCGTCAACGGCTACGCGTTTATTGTCTCAAATAATGGATACGTAATACTACATCCTGATTTACGTCCAGTTAGCGAAGGAAGACTCAAGCTCAATTACAATAGTGTTGATCTGTCGGAAGTTGAGATACTAGATGACGGACGGAAGCCTAG GGATCCAGGACCGGAAGTACTTAAATTACGACAAGCTCTAGTGGACCATCAGTATGGTAGCATGAAAGATGTCCCCGTCAAGTTTCATTATGATGACAATAGAAGAGTTATGTTGGAAAAACGGGATTATTATTACGCACCACTACCTGGTACACCATTTGGAATTGCTGTTGCGATTCCTAATTACGGAAAGACTTGGATAAAG GTGACCAgtgagattgaaaaaaatcgcCAAGCAGGTATCAATATCTCTGATTTCTTCGCAAGCGATCGTTGGCGAGTACACCCAGGATGGGTTTACTGCCGATACCACTATTTAGAAGGCCACGAGTTCCCGAATTCCGAAGCAGAATTGCGATACTTTCTCTGGCGGCTCGAGCAGCCCGGTTGGAAGTGGTCCGATCAGTACACGGCTTATGACATCAGTatggaagaagaagaagagccAGACTGCGGTAGGCAAGTCTTGGAAGACGATGATTATTATTGCAATGAAGAACTCGTACAGCTGTTGGTATTCGACGCAAAAGCTACTAACCAGAGTTACGGTGGAGACTTTAATTACAAGGACGAGTATTCTAAAAATCTTGCGGAACTTTATAAAGTGTATCTGAGGTATGTCGCGACCCAGAGTGGGTTGACTAGGTGGCAGTACATCGAGTCGGATTATTTGGAAGAAACAAAAGGTCCGTTGGAGTTTGGTGATCTTCACAGACGTGCTGTCAATGAGCCCTGGTACAAGGGAGCTATttttcaacatcaaattaATCCAAATAGTATTTTACTGACAG TGCCTTGGAATGCGGGGCCAGATGCTACAGTAACAGCTTCAATGGCAATATTTCCTCGTGACGGTGGCAAAAATGCATCAGCAGCTGTAGTTGGCTTTCAAATGCCCATGACAGCATTCTATCaaagatttataaatataacttcGGTGACAAGCAATCCCGATATGGATTGCTCACACGTTTGGATAGACTGCTATTTGATCGATCAAAACGGTTTCGTTGTTGTATCAGAGGCGCACAATGACACTGGTCAGTTTTTGGGCGCCGTCGAGGGTGCTGTTATGAAATCAATGGTTGTTCAGGGCTTTTTTGAGGCCGTTGATATTTATGACTATCAAGGTTTATGCAAAGAAATT GGGCTCGAAGGTGCAGCAAGTTTTTTGACCAATCCCCTGAGCAATATCTTCAATCTCATTACCTGGTTGTTTGTACGTACACTCTGGATAATGTCGCAATTTGTAAATATACCGGAGACATTTGCGAGGGTACATTCAGATGAAGATTTACCAGAGAAACCTAAACCGCCGCATGAAGTAGAAATAACATATGCATGTGATTTAAAGAGAACTTTGTATATTATGAATCAAACGATGGCTGTGAATCAAATAACTAATTCACCAGTTCAATGTTCACGCCCGTTTTTCGCTCAATTa
- the LOC130675539 gene encoding voltage-dependent calcium channel subunit alpha-2/delta-3 isoform X3: MDPRWDLLLRRLTLHDYYRFKPEAPITGVCLARNAQIVDRWAENLGSELWELANAVARPDELKLKYKLMNARVEDKSGEELIDIISESVGRMLRRKMDAVRCILKVAEDAAEEWNSTAASHNITYVSGKYSPVMDQDPPVIPSNMRKNASVYREIELNPDSHFYNIPVNTNYSSVHIPTNVYDLLPSVKDAIKWSEALNDVFRQNYRSDPALSWQYFGSMTGILRQYPAMQWRTTQNYDTNAPDLYDCRIRSWYIEAATCSKDMIILVDSSGSMTGMGYTIAKAVVNSILDTLSNNDFVTILHYTNDTDYVVPCFEDKLIQATPENLNTFREYMKELDPLENANLTKAFTQAFEILKTYRETRGCGPETPCNQLIMLVTDGVASNISEVFDAWNRYDNGTRIPVRVFTYLLGKEVTKVREIQLMACENRGYYTHVHTQEEAQEQVVKYIPVVARPLVLQGYHHPVVWTHAYTDVSRAKGEDPRLDAGVFNNTLWQEYRLLTSVSIPVFDRKGNRNNASKQANLLGVVGTDVPIESIQKLTLPFKLGVNGYAFIVSNNGYVILHPDLRPVSEGRLKLNYNSVDLSEVEILDDGRKPRDPGPEVLKLRQALVDHQYGSMKDVPVKFHYDDNRRVMLEKRDYYYAPLPGTPFGIAVAIPNYGKTWIKVTSEIEKNRQAGINISDFFASDRWRVHPGWVYCRYHYLEGHEFPNSEAELRYFLWRLEQPGWKWSDQYTAYDISMEEEEEPDCGRQVLEDDDYYCNEELVQLLVFDAKATNQSYGGDFNYKDEYSKNLAELYKVYLRYVATQSGLTRWQYIESDYLEETKGPLEFGDLHRRAVNEPWYKGAIFQHQINPNSILLTVPWNAGPDATVTASMAIFPRDGGKNASAAVVGFQMPMTAFYQRFINITSVTSNPDMDCSHVWIDCYLIDQNGFVVVSEAHNDTGQFLGAVEGAVMKSMVVQGFFEAVDIYDYQGLCKEIGLEGAASFLTNPLSNIFNLITWLFVRTLWIMSQFVNIPETFARVHSDEDLPEKPKPPHEVEITYACDLKRTLYIMNQTMAVNQITNSPVQCSRPFFAQLVPNTNLLLVVVDTLFPTCYERLEVLPVQIDPSEYTNDTEPAPCHKKKLNDLPRRRLEKCFTEHPEEDEIDQCGRGTRLHNSIHINILLLFILVALKIIL, from the exons ATGGATCCCAGGTGGGATTTGTTGCTGCGCCGACTGACTCTCCATGACTACTACCGATTTAAGCCTGAAGCCCCTATAA CCGGTGTCTGTCTCGCACGCAATGCACAAAT aGTCGATCGCTGGGCGGAAAATCTTGGTTCTGAATTATGGGAACTAGCAAATGCGGTTGCACGTCCTGACGAACTTAAACTC aaataCAAACTGATGAATGCACGTGTTGAGGATAAATCCGGAGAGGAACTTATTGACATAATAAGTGAGAGCGTAGGACGTATGTTAAGACGTAAAATGGATGCAGTAAGATGTATTCTCAAGGTAGCTGAAGATGCTGCAGAAGAGTGGAATTCAACAGCTGCTAGTCATAATATTACATATGTGTCTGGTAAATATAGTCCTGTTATGGATCAAGACCCTCCGGTGATTCCTTCAAATATGAGAAAAAATGCCAGTGTCTAcag AGAAATAGAATTGAATCCAGACTCTCACTTCTATAATATCCCAGTGAACACAAATTATTCATCAGTTCATATCCCAACGAATGTTTACGACTTGTTGCCATCAGTAAAAGACGCGATAAAATGGTCAGAAGCTCTGAATGACGTGTTCCGTCAAAACTATAGGTCAGATCCCGCTCTATCTTGGCAATATTTTGGGTCAATGACGGGAATACTTCGTCAGTATCCAGCAATGCAGTGGAGAACTACTCAAAATTATGACACCAACGCTCCAGATCTTTACGACTGTCGAATTCGGAGCTGGTATATTGAAGCAGCAACTTGTAGCAAAGACATGATTATACTAGTTGACTCCAGTGGCAGTATGACTGGCATGGGTTATACTATTG CCAAAGCTGTTGTCAATTCTATTCTGGATACACTTTCTAATAATGACTTCGTCACGATTCTACACTACACAAATGATACTGATTATGTAGTACCTTGTTTTGAAGACAAACTTATTCAAGCAACCccagaaaatttgaatacatttagagaatatatgaaagaattagACCCACTGGAGAATGCTAATTTAACAAAGGCATTTACTCAggcatttgaaattttaaaaacttatcgCGAAACGAGAGGATGCGGTCCAGAGACACCTTGTAATCAGCTTATAATGCTCGTTACTGATGGTGTTGCTTCAAACATATCCGAG GTTTTTGACGCTTGGAATAGATACGATAATGGCACTCGCATACCAGTCCGTGtttttacatatttactaGGTAAAGAAGTCACAAAAGTACGGGAAATCCAACTTATGGCATGTGAAAACCGCGGGTATTACACACACGTTCATACTCAAGAGGAAGCACAAGAACAAGTAGTAAAATACATCCCAGTTGTTGCACGGCCTTTAGTACTTCAAGGCTACCATCATCCAGTTGTGTGGACTCATGCTTACACCGACGTTTCg CGCGCGAAAGGTGAAGATCCACGTCTGGATGCCGGAGTTTTCAATAATACTCTATGGCAAGAGTATCGCCTTCTTACGTCAGTAAGTATTCCGGTGTTTGACCGCAAAGGAAATCGGAATAATGCATCAAAACAAGCAAATCTACTGGGTGTTGTCGGTACTGATGTTCCAATAGAGTCAATACAAAAGTTAACTTTACCATTCAAACTTGGCGTCAACGGCTACGCGTTTATTGTCTCAAATAATGGATACGTAATACTACATCCTGATTTACGTCCAGTTAGCGAAGGAAGACTCAAGCTCAATTACAATAGTGTTGATCTGTCGGAAGTTGAGATACTAGATGACGGACGGAAGCCTAG GGATCCAGGACCGGAAGTACTTAAATTACGACAAGCTCTAGTGGACCATCAGTATGGTAGCATGAAAGATGTCCCCGTCAAGTTTCATTATGATGACAATAGAAGAGTTATGTTGGAAAAACGGGATTATTATTACGCACCACTACCTGGTACACCATTTGGAATTGCTGTTGCGATTCCTAATTACGGAAAGACTTGGATAAAG GTGACCAgtgagattgaaaaaaatcgcCAAGCAGGTATCAATATCTCTGATTTCTTCGCAAGCGATCGTTGGCGAGTACACCCAGGATGGGTTTACTGCCGATACCACTATTTAGAAGGCCACGAGTTCCCGAATTCCGAAGCAGAATTGCGATACTTTCTCTGGCGGCTCGAGCAGCCCGGTTGGAAGTGGTCCGATCAGTACACGGCTTATGACATCAGTatggaagaagaagaagagccAGACTGCGGTAGGCAAGTCTTGGAAGACGATGATTATTATTGCAATGAAGAACTCGTACAGCTGTTGGTATTCGACGCAAAAGCTACTAACCAGAGTTACGGTGGAGACTTTAATTACAAGGACGAGTATTCTAAAAATCTTGCGGAACTTTATAAAGTGTATCTGAGGTATGTCGCGACCCAGAGTGGGTTGACTAGGTGGCAGTACATCGAGTCGGATTATTTGGAAGAAACAAAAGGTCCGTTGGAGTTTGGTGATCTTCACAGACGTGCTGTCAATGAGCCCTGGTACAAGGGAGCTATttttcaacatcaaattaATCCAAATAGTATTTTACTGACAG TGCCTTGGAATGCGGGGCCAGATGCTACAGTAACAGCTTCAATGGCAATATTTCCTCGTGACGGTGGCAAAAATGCATCAGCAGCTGTAGTTGGCTTTCAAATGCCCATGACAGCATTCTATCaaagatttataaatataacttcGGTGACAAGCAATCCCGATATGGATTGCTCACACGTTTGGATAGACTGCTATTTGATCGATCAAAACGGTTTCGTTGTTGTATCAGAGGCGCACAATGACACTGGTCAGTTTTTGGGCGCCGTCGAGGGTGCTGTTATGAAATCAATGGTTGTTCAGGGCTTTTTTGAGGCCGTTGATATTTATGACTATCAAGGTTTATGCAAAGAAATT GGGCTCGAAGGTGCAGCAAGTTTTTTGACCAATCCCCTGAGCAATATCTTCAATCTCATTACCTGGTTGTTTGTACGTACACTCTGGATAATGTCGCAATTTGTAAATATACCGGAGACATTTGCGAGGGTACATTCAGATGAAGATTTACCAGAGAAACCTAAACCGCCGCATGAAGTAGAAATAACATATGCATGTGATTTAAAGAGAACTTTGTATATTATGAATCAAACGATGGCTGTGAATCAAATAACTAATTCACCAGTTCAATGTTCACGCCCGTTTTTCGCTCAATTa